A single region of the Duganella sp. BuS-21 genome encodes:
- the glmM gene encoding phosphoglucosamine mutase: MARKYFGTDGIRGLVGQAPITPDFVMRLGYAAGKVLATKRSGSGRPTVLIGKDTRISGYMLEAALEAGFSAAGVDVMLAGPMPTPAIAYLTRALRLSAGVVISASHNPFQDNGIKFFSGKGTKLPDSVELDIEAGLDQPMDCVPSEKLGRAKRLDDAQGRYIEFCKSTFPNELDLRGLKLVVDCAHGAAYNIAPHVFHELGAEVVAIGNKPDGFNINLEHGATAPKAMAAAVQAHGADLGIALDGDADRLIMCDANGRLYNGDELLYLMVMDRLATGPVAGAVGTLMTNMAVEVALKEKGIGFARAKVGDRYVLEVMQEKGWILGGEGSGHLLALDKHTTGDGIISALQVLSALRRSGKSLEQYGSELTIFPQTLINVRVAPGFDWTKNAAMVAEKEQVERELGDSGRVLIRASGTEPLIRVMVEARSADDAQSMARRIADKMDSKLAA, from the coding sequence ATGGCACGTAAATATTTTGGTACCGACGGCATCCGCGGTCTGGTCGGCCAAGCGCCGATTACCCCCGACTTCGTCATGCGCCTCGGCTACGCGGCAGGCAAGGTCCTGGCCACCAAGCGCAGCGGATCGGGCCGCCCGACCGTCCTGATCGGTAAGGACACGCGCATCTCCGGCTACATGCTGGAAGCGGCGCTGGAAGCCGGCTTCTCGGCCGCCGGCGTGGACGTCATGCTGGCCGGCCCGATGCCGACCCCGGCGATCGCCTACCTGACCCGCGCCCTGCGCCTGTCGGCCGGCGTGGTGATCTCGGCCTCGCACAACCCGTTCCAAGACAACGGCATCAAATTCTTTTCGGGCAAAGGCACCAAGCTGCCGGATTCGGTCGAACTCGACATCGAAGCCGGGCTGGATCAGCCAATGGACTGCGTGCCGTCGGAAAAGCTGGGGCGCGCCAAGCGCCTGGACGACGCCCAGGGCCGCTACATTGAATTCTGCAAGAGCACCTTCCCGAACGAACTGGACCTGCGCGGCTTGAAACTGGTGGTCGATTGCGCCCACGGCGCCGCCTACAACATCGCGCCGCACGTGTTCCACGAGTTGGGCGCGGAAGTGGTTGCCATCGGCAACAAGCCGGACGGCTTCAACATCAACCTCGAACACGGCGCCACGGCGCCGAAAGCCATGGCCGCCGCCGTGCAGGCGCACGGCGCCGACCTCGGCATCGCGCTCGACGGCGACGCCGACCGCCTCATCATGTGCGACGCCAACGGCCGCCTGTATAACGGCGACGAACTGCTGTATTTGATGGTCATGGACCGTTTGGCCACCGGCCCGGTGGCCGGCGCGGTGGGCACTCTGATGACCAATATGGCGGTGGAAGTGGCGCTGAAAGAGAAGGGCATCGGCTTCGCCCGCGCCAAGGTGGGCGACCGCTACGTGCTGGAAGTGATGCAGGAAAAGGGCTGGATCCTCGGCGGCGAAGGTTCGGGCCACCTGCTGGCGCTGGACAAGCACACCACGGGCGACGGCATCATCTCGGCGCTGCAGGTGCTGTCGGCGCTCAGGCGTTCGGGGAAATCGCTGGAGCAGTACGGCAGCGAGCTGACCATCTTCCCGCAGACCTTGATCAACGTGCGCGTGGCGCCGGGCTTCGACTGGACCAAGAACGCCGCCATGGTGGCCGAAAAGGAACAGGTCGAGCGCGAGCTGGGCGACAGCGGCCGCGTGCTGATCCGCGCCTCCGGCACCGAGCCGCTGATCCGCGTGATGGTGGAAGCGCGCAGCGCCGACGACGCCCAATCGATGGCGCGCCGCATCGCCGACAAGATGGACAGCAAGCTGGCGGCGTAA
- the folP gene encoding dihydropteroate synthase gives MQSTLQFGRYNYAWRGEGVRARVMGILNVTPDSFSDGGQYQSLEFALSHAEQMILDGVDIIDIGGESTRPGSPPVSLDDELQRVMPVVYAVRDMGPAISVDTYKPQVMREAIIAGVDMINDVNGFRAPGAIDAVRDGDCALCIMHMQSDPQHMQLAPSYADVVGEVIAFLRARAQALLDAGIDPRRLCIDPGFGFGKTVEHNYALLKATGRLIDELNLPLLAGLSRKSMVGAITGKPVEQRMAGSVGGALAAVAQGALIVRVHDVAETVDALKVWHAAQ, from the coding sequence ATGCAATCTACCTTACAGTTCGGCCGATACAACTATGCGTGGCGCGGCGAGGGCGTGCGCGCCCGCGTGATGGGCATCCTCAACGTCACCCCCGATTCCTTCTCGGACGGCGGCCAGTACCAGTCGCTAGAATTCGCCCTGTCCCACGCCGAGCAGATGATATTGGACGGCGTCGACATCATCGACATCGGCGGTGAATCGACGCGTCCCGGCTCGCCGCCGGTGTCGCTGGACGACGAGCTGCAGCGCGTGATGCCGGTGGTGTACGCCGTGCGCGACATGGGGCCGGCCATCTCGGTCGACACCTACAAGCCGCAGGTGATGCGCGAAGCCATCATTGCCGGCGTTGACATGATCAACGACGTCAACGGCTTCCGCGCACCGGGCGCCATCGACGCCGTGCGCGACGGCGACTGCGCCCTGTGCATCATGCACATGCAAAGCGACCCGCAACACATGCAGCTGGCGCCTTCCTATGCCGACGTGGTGGGCGAGGTGATCGCCTTCCTGCGCGCGCGCGCGCAGGCCTTGCTGGACGCCGGTATTGATCCGCGTCGACTTTGCATCGATCCCGGCTTTGGCTTTGGCAAGACTGTGGAGCATAATTACGCCTTGCTGAAAGCCACCGGACGCTTGATTGACGAGCTGAACCTGCCACTGCTGGCTGGCCTGTCGCGCAAGTCGATGGTGGGGGCGATCACCGGCAAGCCGGTCGAGCAGCGCATGGCGGGCAGCGTGGGCGGGGCCCTGGCGGCGGTGGCGCAGGGAGCGCTGATCGTGCGGGTGCATGATGTAGCGGAGACTGTCGATGCCCTGAAAGTGTGGCACGCAGCCCAATAA